From Juglans regia cultivar Chandler chromosome 6, Walnut 2.0, whole genome shotgun sequence, the proteins below share one genomic window:
- the LOC108989309 gene encoding uncharacterized protein LOC108989309 has protein sequence MDSKIVDQHETSDIHPHDPPHHDRLDQKSTTTTPDESHKLYEHLEQIKGELFRLAMKAEWKKVVEKYTKELESVYNLKITRSGDTALHIAVSDGQEETVADLLKLMQSNHAKEAVRTKNERDNTPLHTAAAMGNLPMCKLIAQVDPSLVGERNCEGETPFFLAAVHGKKEAFLYLHKICVDQDGKPDDIGYTYAKREDGDTILHCAINGEYFDLAFQIVHLYPELVDSVNEQGFFPLHLLATKPSAFRSGSHLGRFYKLIYHSIFIDELKPEQEYDDQSPPAIIKSRKEEKNPNYPENYRTCVNFFRLFWKMAHVVVPRTKDRSKPSDAEKGKNDQLIIARGSNADHHGTRDQRHRLFPTNYDTCFEFVKFASKAMLIILGLGSSSIRKIHDKKQKHKWAVQVMNELLKHTKTYEDCYTAGGADPNLFAAATLPTISKHEDDDHQLDTKPYNVDHEAGGQVGFDNIGGEMDKKIHEPPKKESPILIAAKNGVTEIVDKILELFPVAIHDMNVDKKNIVLLAVENRQPHVYRYLHKRNILVDSVFRKVDKDGNSALHLAAKLGDYKPWLIPGAALQMQWEIKWYEFVKDSMPTHFFPRCNKAGKTAKDVFTETHQELVKNGGEWLTNTSESCSVVAALIATVAFATASTVPGGVKQDTGTPTLENQPAFDVFAISSLVALCFSVTSVIMFLSILTSRYQEKDFGTDLPRKLLVGLTSLFVSIASMLVSFCAGHFFVLKDKLKYAAFPVYAVTCLPVTFFAVAQFPLYFDLIWATFKNVPQRSYKVVL, from the exons ATGGATTCCAAAATAGTTGATCAGCATGAAACGAGTGATATTCATCCTCATGATCCTCCTCATCATGATCGTCTGGATCAAaagagtactactactactccgGACGAATCACACAAATTATATGAGCATTTGGAGCAGATCAAGGGCGAGTTGTTCAGATTGGCGATGAAGGCCGAATGGAAAAAAGTTGTGGAGAAATATACGAAAGAATTAGAGTCTGTTTACAACCTCAAGATCACGAGGTCAGGGGACACAGCATTACACATAGCTGTCTCCGATGGCCAAGAAGAAACAGTCGCAGATCTTTTAAAGTTAATGCAGTCTAATCATGCCAAGGAGGCTGTTAGAACTAAAAACGAGCGAGATAATACCCCTCTCCATACTGCTGCAGCAATGGGGAACCTGCCCATGTGTAAGCTCATAGCACAAGTTGATCCATCATTGGTGGGTGAACGTAATTGTGAAGGAGAGACTCCTTTTTTCTTGGCTGCCGTCCACGGTAAAAAGGAAGCCTTCCTTTATCTCCACAAAATCTGCGTTGATCAGGATGGCAAGCCGGACGATATTGGCTACACATATGCCAAGAGGGAGGATGGTGATACCATTCTTCACTGTGCCATTAATGGCGAGTATTTTG ATTTGGCATTTCAAATAGTTCACTTGTATCCGGAGCTGGTTGACAGTGTGAATGAGCAAGGATTCTTCCCTCTCCATCTGCTAGCCACCAAGCCTTCTGCTTTCAGAAGCGGTAGCCACCTTGGACGATTCTACAAACTCATCTATCACT CCATATTTATTGATGAGCTGAAGCCTGAACAAGAATACGATGATCAGAGTCCACCGGCAATAATAAAGAGTCGTAAAGAGGAAAAGAATCCGAATTATCCAGAGAACTACAGGACATGCGTCAACTTCTTTAGATTGTTCTGGAAAATGGCTCATGTTG TTGTTCCTAGAACAAAGGATAGATCAAAGCCATCAGAtgcagagaaaggaaaaaatgatcAGTTAATTATAGCCCGTGGTAGTAATGCAG ATCATCATGGAACTCGGGATCAACGACATCGGTTATTTCCAACCAATTATGACACCTGCTTTGAATTTGTCAAGTTTGCATCCAAGGCGATGCTGATCATCCTTGGACTAG GATCTAGCTCGATAAGAAAGATACATGATAAGAAACAAAAGCACAAATGGGCCGTTCAAGTCATGAACGAACTTCTAAAACATACCAAAACGTACGAGGATTGTTACACAGCCGGCGGGGCGGACCCGAATTTATTTGCTGCAGCAACGCTACCGACAATATCCAAACAcgaagatgatgatcatcaaCTGGATACAAAGCCTTATAATGTTGATCACGAAGCTGGCGGCCAAGTCGGCTTTGACAATATTGGTGGAGAAA TGGACAAAAAAATTCATGAGCCGCCGAAGAAGGAGTCTCCCATATTAATTGCAGCTAAAAATGGTGTCACTGAAATCGTGGATAAAATCCTAGAACTCTTTCCAGTTGCCATACACGACATGAATGTGGACAAGAAGAATATAGTGCTGTTGGCAGTGGAGAACAGGCAACCACATGTGTATAGATacttgcataaaagaaatatcCTGGTTGACAGCGTGTTCCGGAAAGTGGATAAAGACGGGAACAGTGCCTTGCATCTTGCGGCAAAGCTTGGAGACTATAAGCCTTGGCTCATTCCCGGGGCTGCCTTACAAATGCAATGGGAAATCAAGTGGTATGAG tTTGTCAAGGATTCCATGCCAACCCATTTCTTCCCCCGTTGCAACAAGGCGGGCAAGACAGCAAAGGACGTGTTCACCGAAACCCATCAGGAACTAGTAAAAAACGGTGGTGAGTGGCTAACCAACACCTCTGAATCCTGCTCTGTCGTTGCTGCACTCATTGCCACTGTTGCCTTCGCGACGGCTTCCACAGTCCCCGGAGGTGTCAAGCAGGATACTGGCACCCCGACGCTTGAAAACCAACCGGCATTTGACGTATTCGCTATCTCATCACTTGTTGCGCTTTGCTTCTCGGTCACTTCGGTGATAATGTTCCTTTCCATTTTAACATCAAGGTACCAAGAGAAAGATTTTGGGACAGACTTGCCGAGGAAGCTCTTGGTGGGTTTAACATCTCTGTTCGTCTCCATAGCTTCAATGTTGGTTTCATTCTGCGCTGGACATTTCTTTGTGCTAAAGGATAAGTTAAAATATGCGGCATTTCCAGTGTATGCAGTCACATGCCTGCCTGTAACTTTTTTTGCCGTAGCACAGTTTCCACTCTATTTTGATCTTATATGGGCCACCTTTAAGAATGTGCCACAACGTAGCTACAAGGTGGTTctctaa
- the LOC109019821 gene encoding E3 ubiquitin ligase BIG BROTHER-related-like, with the protein MGSSSSRLGSRPSRARVNRTNRSRVFSLICGGSTSRATHQMEDCAVESHVNSAEHSNPVINVVQNIIEETSLVTGAGRLSYSITETGALSGSSIENPAVEDGSINVETSNHGKCLSESKELVPPHQVSADHSHDESCRYSSTTASTSFKEQQSSDPVSVNVSTNKDVDSGIDNSVDKGVPQICPKAHPSSSSPQELGDSSFNGVSVDNHISEVTAFENSDPDSVPHDSNPPMTFGSLGDESFQEAIPSGLGFLVSNREQGWGDGGVLQVDVVTISSSVVSSSNADESNREVRRNSRRLFWDAFSRRSSRRHSDSPSILLSTDDSHDLGSHDRWLLDLSSDFFDGVGGDRGHLGSRIHSLNEQRRHSRSEIWERVRGSLDDNGRQNTACPSGLHPDGTCSCESFLMSEESSTRASISRIVMLAEALFEVLDEIHRQPVSLSLSMVSLPAPESVVNSFPLKSHKKVEASGASEDVEQCYICLAEYEEGDKIRVLPCHHEYHMSCVDKWLKEIHGVCPLCRGDVREVAEASVSHSEIPSL; encoded by the exons atgGGTTCTAGCAGTAGTCGACTGGGCTCACGCCCTTCTCGGGCCCGAGTAAATCGCACCAACCGTTCCAGGGTCTTCTCTCTCATCTGCGGTGGCTCCACTTCTCGCGCTACCCATCAG ATGGAAGATTGCGCAGTTGAATCTCATGTGAATTCTGCAGAACATTCAAATCCAGTCATCAATGTAGTTCAGAACATCATAGAGGAAACCTCTCTTGTTACTGGTGCAGGAAGGCTCTCCTACTCAATTACTGAAACTGGGGCCTTATCTGGAAGCAGCATTGAGAATCCTGCAGTTGAAGATGGTTCAATAAATGTTGAAACAAGTAACCATGGGAAGTGCTTGTCTGAAAGTAAGGAGCTAGTTCCTCCTCATCAGGTAAGTGCTGATCATAGTCATGATGAGTCTTGTAGGTATAGTAGTACTACAGCTAGTACGTCGTTTAAAGAACAACAATCTTCAGATCCAGTTTCTGTTAATGTTTCCACTAACAAGGATGTAGACAGTGGTATTGATAATTCAGTGGACAAGGGAGTACCTCAGATATGTCCCAAGGCTCATCCTAGCAGCTCAAGTCCTCAAGAACTAGGAGATTCAAGTTTCAATGGAGTGTCTGTTGATAATCACATTAGTGAAGTAACTGCCTTTGAAAACTCCGACCCTGATTCTGTTCCTCATGATTCCAATCCACCTATGACATTCGGATCGCTGGGAGATGAATCTTTTCAGGAGGCAATACCTTCAGGTTTAGGATTTCTTGTTTCCAATAGGGAACAAGGCTGGGGAGATGGAGGTGTACTTCAAGTTGATGTGGTGACTATCTCTTCTAGTGTTGTTTCAAGTAGCAATGCTGATGAAAGTAACCGAGAGGTCAGAAGGAATAGTAGAAGACTGTTTTGGGATGCTTTTTCAAGACGTAGTTCTAGAAGACATAGTGATTctccttctattcttctttcaaCAGATGATTCTCATGATCTAGGATCTCATGATAGATGGCTCCTTGATTTGAGTAGTGACTTTTTTGATGGAGTTGGAGGTGATCGTGGACATCTGGGCAGTAGAATTCACAGCTTGAATGAACAGCGACGGCATTCAAGATCTGAG ATCTGGGAAAGAGTTCGTGGCAGTCTTGATGACAATGGGAGGCAAAATACAGCTTGTCCATCAGGTCTCCACCCTGATGGTACATGCTCTTGTGAGTCATTTTTGATGAGCGAAGAATCTAGCACCCGTGCAAGTATATCACGCATAGTCATGCTTGCTGAGGCTTTATTTGAG GTTTTGGATGAAATCCATCGCCAACCTGTGTCACTTTCCCTATCTATGGTCTCACTCCCGGCACCTGAATCAGTCGTCAACTCTTTCCCTCTCAAGAGTCACAAAAAGGTTGAAGCCTCTGGGGCCAGTGAAGATGTAGAACA GTGTTACATTTGCCTTGCTGAGTACGAGGAAGGGGACAAAATCCGAGTTCTTCCCTGTCACCATGAGTATCATATGTCTTGTGTTGATAAATGGCTAAAAGAGATACACGG GGTATGTCCACTGTGTAGAGGAGATGTTCGTGAGGTCGCAGAAGCATCTGTATCTCATTCAGAAATCCCTTCCCTTTGA
- the LOC109005535 gene encoding uncharacterized protein LOC109005535 isoform X1, whose amino-acid sequence MAGMLPGVESARRRRIHGGTRRSPLCLYTSSHEKHHTYTTPSLQRSVFDPAYKDEELGGAAREAKERLDERLRGNRNSETKRSNTKDCSRYVEASSMFLGKSHTEALSSKQSGSERFSWVKLSWIPSTSDQENNAFCL is encoded by the exons ATGGCCGGAATGCTTCCCGGAGTGGAATCTGCCCGAAGGAGACGGATCCATGGAGGCACAAGGCGGTCACCTCTCTGTTTATACACAAGCAGCCATGAAAAGCATCATACCTATACTACCCCTTCTTTG CAGAGAAGTGTATTTGACCCAGCATACAAGGATGAGGAATTGGGAGGAGCAGCAAGAGAAGCCAAAGAGAGGTTGGATGAGAGGTTGAGAGGAAATAGAAACTCAGAAACCAAAAG GAGTAACACCAAAGACTGCTCGAGGTATGTGGAGGCCAGCTCCATGTTCCTTGGAAAGTCGCACACAGAGGCGTTGAGTTCAAAACAGAGTGGCTCAGAGAGGTTCAGTTGGGTCAAGCTGAGCTGGATACCCTCGACCTCGGACCaagaaaataatgcattttGCCTGTGA
- the LOC109019822 gene encoding uncharacterized protein LOC109019822, whose amino-acid sequence MVYSYTPTYYSTLHDSITSLCKTILPLGLKKRLQRLPASDHKLSKLQSDNLKWQQDSFHQMMNLMGLHREGILAETEVSAFRTHLLETLIASPVEHEQPVVLRDKLLFLQELLYGKCISSEEYHASKRPLLQRLAVQGAEIEARDVIAAGPTDPKESSEENWSVIDLKDEKCLLNKENSNSKSKLKHGSTVKQIKGVASVFSFYKTGKSKEEKSVFDLTAAHLGSADSKFSSPASSKNEIRHSKENPFWDSHFQHKESETRSILMPESLPVESVKRKPFKTLFQREQREGHGSGGDHNDAGYEERATKSAKKQWGFEKFKKWKKSDSEEETAPLSLNGRLDSEAYLESGRLVASPIGEGPDTKLIKQKLHSDGSPSDFFIDKVLGDKIKKELTRIQTELCTTNPNLQFSNDQIEAISTKLPVDKSELKSFFPEPWCDRYGDVVLDVVKKEFKDHVGEMENMRNASREKHGNSMRWTTFEDDENCHPNLFGPRDNSFPSSRNGSQGLQSNLLFQDQNPFWTPRHGSSLLG is encoded by the exons ATGGTTTACTCCTACACGCCGACGTACTACTCCACTCTCCATGACTCAATCACCTCTCTGTGCAAGACCATCTTGCCACTCGGACTCAAGAAGCGGCTGCAGCGCTTGCCGGCTTCTGATCACAAGCTCTCCAAGCTGCAGTCGGATAATCTTAAATGGCAGCAAGATTCTTTCCACCAGATGATGAATCTGATGGGTCTTCACAGAGAAGGGATTTTGGCTGAGACTGAGGTTTCCGCTTTTCGGACGCACTTGCTCGAGACCCTCATCGCTTCTCCCGTGGAACATGAGCAGCCGGTCGTATTAAGAGATAAGCTGCTGTTCTTGCAG gAACTTCTTTATGGGAAGTGCATTTCCTCAGAGGAATATCACGCTTCAAAGAGGCCGTTGTTGCAGAGACTGGCAGTTCAAGGAGCTGAAATCGAGGCTAGAGATGTAATTGCTGCGGGACCGACAGACCCAAAAGAGAGCTCAGAAGAAAATTGGTCTGTTATTGACTTAAAGGATGAGAAATGCTTGCTAAACAAAGAGAATTCGAATTCTAAGAGTAAATTGAAGCACGGGTCAACAGTGAAGCAGATCAAAGGAGTTGCCTCAGTGTTCAGCTTTTATAAAACCGGAAAGAGCAAAGAAGAGAAGAGCGTATTTGACTTGACAGCAGCACATTTAGGCTCGGCAGACTCAAAATTCTCGTCCCCTGCCTCTTCTAAGAATGAAATACGGCATTCCAAAGAAAACCCATTTTGGGATAGCCATTTTCAGCATAAAGAAAGCGAAACAAGGTCGATTCTAATGCCCGAAAGCTTGCCAGTGGAGTCCGTGAAGAGGAAACCTTTTAAGACTCTGTTtcagagagagcagagagaaggACATGGGAGTGGTGGTGATCATAATGATGCTGGTTATGAGGAGAGAGCTACAAAATCTGCAAAAAAACAATGGGGGTTTGAAAAGttcaagaaatggaagaaaagtGACTCAGAGGAAGAGACAGCTCCTCTGTCTCTCAATGGAAGATTAGACAGTGAGGCTTATTTGGAGTCTGGCCGGCTTGTCGCTAGCCCTATCGGGGAGGGTCCGGACACCAAGCTGATAAAACAGAAGTTGCATTCGGATGGTTCTCCGTCTGATTTCTTCATAGATAAG GTTTTAGGAGACAAGATAAAGAAGGAGCTAACAAGAATCCAGACAGAGCTTTGCACCACAAACCCCAACCTCCAATTCTC GAATGATCAAATTGAAGCAATTTCGACCAAGCTTCCTGTGGACAAGTCCGAACTGAAAAGTTTCTTTCCTGA ACCGTGGTGTGATCGTTACGGTGATGTAGTGTTGGATGTGGTGAAGAAAGAATTCAAAGATCATGTTGGAGAGATGGAAAATATGAGAAACGCCTCCAGAGAGAAACATGGCAACTCAATGCGATGGACAACATTTGAAGATGATGAGAACTGTCATCCAAATCTCTTTGGTCCTCGTGATAATTCATTCCCTAGTAGTAGAAATGGTAGCCAGGGCCTCCAAAGCAATCTCTTGTTTCAAGACCAGAATCCCTTCTGGACTCCAAGGCATGGCTCTTCTTTGCTGGGTTAG
- the LOC109019825 gene encoding uncharacterized protein LOC109019825 isoform X1, with translation MAGMLPGVESARRRRIHGGTRRSPLCLYTSSHEKHHTYTTPSLQRSVFDPAYKDEELGGAAREAKERLDERLRGNRNSETKRSNTKDCSRYVEASSMFLGKSHTEALSSKQSGSERFSWVKLSWIPSTSDQENNAFCL, from the exons ATGGCCGGAATGCTTCCCGGAGTGGAATCTGCCCGAAGGAGACGGATCCATGGAGGCACAAGGCGGTCACCTCTCTGTTTATACACAAGCAGCCATGAAAAGCATCATACCTATACTACACCTTCTTTG CAGAGAAGTGTATTTGACCCAGCATACAAGGATGAGGAATTGGGAGGAGCAGCAAGAGAAGCCAAAGAGAGGTTGGATGAGAGGTTGAGAGGAAATAGAAACTCAGAAACCAAAAG GAGTAACACCAAAGACTGCTCGAGGTATGTGGAGGCCAGCTCCATGTTCCTTGGAAAGTCGCACACAGAGGCGTTGAGTTCAAAACAGAGTGGCTCAGAGAGGTTCAGTTGGGTCAAGCTGAGCTGGATACCCTCGACCTCGGACCaagaaaataatgcattttGCCTGTGA
- the LOC109005535 gene encoding uncharacterized protein LOC109005535 isoform X2, which produces MAGMLPGVESARRRRIHGGTRRSPLCLYTSSHEKHHTYTTPSLRSVFDPAYKDEELGGAAREAKERLDERLRGNRNSETKRSNTKDCSRYVEASSMFLGKSHTEALSSKQSGSERFSWVKLSWIPSTSDQENNAFCL; this is translated from the exons ATGGCCGGAATGCTTCCCGGAGTGGAATCTGCCCGAAGGAGACGGATCCATGGAGGCACAAGGCGGTCACCTCTCTGTTTATACACAAGCAGCCATGAAAAGCATCATACCTATACTACCCCTTCTTTG AGAAGTGTATTTGACCCAGCATACAAGGATGAGGAATTGGGAGGAGCAGCAAGAGAAGCCAAAGAGAGGTTGGATGAGAGGTTGAGAGGAAATAGAAACTCAGAAACCAAAAG GAGTAACACCAAAGACTGCTCGAGGTATGTGGAGGCCAGCTCCATGTTCCTTGGAAAGTCGCACACAGAGGCGTTGAGTTCAAAACAGAGTGGCTCAGAGAGGTTCAGTTGGGTCAAGCTGAGCTGGATACCCTCGACCTCGGACCaagaaaataatgcattttGCCTGTGA
- the LOC109008192 gene encoding uncharacterized protein LOC109008192, which produces MDPPQDDHHQHNNSSPSFKQKFKSSLFCFPKSPHHHRGDTVTSSVEKKPRLVRSNSLWTKSRPEAGSDHHHDIPELKHRCKNFIFRMGSGRKHARRHSADFKYDALSYALNFEEEDSRSEDFPYRDFTARLPRTPPSTDVYNIESIDDQARTDGM; this is translated from the coding sequence ATGGATCCTCCTCAGGACGATCACCACCAACACAACAATTCCTCACCCTCTTTCAAACAAAAGTTCAAGTCCTCCCTTTTCTGCTTCCCCAAAAGCCCCCACCACCATCGAGGCGACACCGTCACGAGCTCCGTCGAGAAGAAGCCGAGGCTCGTCCGGAGCAACTCATTGTGGACAAAGTCCAGGCCGGAGGCCGGATCTGATCATCATCACGACATACCCGAGCTCAAACACCGGTGCAAGAACTTCATATTTCGAATGGGCTCAGGTCGAAAACACGCCAGGCGCCACTCCGCCGACTTCAAGTACGACGCCCTCAGCTACGCCCTCAACTTCGAGGAAGAAGACTCCCGTTCCGAAGACTTCCCGTACAGAGACTTCACCGCCAGGTTGCCCCGCACTCCTCCTTCCACCGatgtatataatattgaatCTATTGATGATCAAGCTAGGACGGACGGCAtgtag
- the LOC109019825 gene encoding uncharacterized protein LOC109019825 isoform X2 — MAGMLPGVESARRRRIHGGTRRSPLCLYTSSHEKHHTYTTPSLRSVFDPAYKDEELGGAAREAKERLDERLRGNRNSETKRSNTKDCSRYVEASSMFLGKSHTEALSSKQSGSERFSWVKLSWIPSTSDQENNAFCL; from the exons ATGGCCGGAATGCTTCCCGGAGTGGAATCTGCCCGAAGGAGACGGATCCATGGAGGCACAAGGCGGTCACCTCTCTGTTTATACACAAGCAGCCATGAAAAGCATCATACCTATACTACACCTTCTTTG AGAAGTGTATTTGACCCAGCATACAAGGATGAGGAATTGGGAGGAGCAGCAAGAGAAGCCAAAGAGAGGTTGGATGAGAGGTTGAGAGGAAATAGAAACTCAGAAACCAAAAG GAGTAACACCAAAGACTGCTCGAGGTATGTGGAGGCCAGCTCCATGTTCCTTGGAAAGTCGCACACAGAGGCGTTGAGTTCAAAACAGAGTGGCTCAGAGAGGTTCAGTTGGGTCAAGCTGAGCTGGATACCCTCGACCTCGGACCaagaaaataatgcattttGCCTGTGA
- the LOC109019824 gene encoding probable E3 ubiquitin-protein ligase RHY1A has product MAGMLPGVECARRRRFHQSGACSDSPSTVAALGGTRRSSFCLYRSNHEPQHTSTSSQKRSLLNQVYRDENLGEVAREAKERLDERLRTQRKSKTKSTQSLSCVEGRSIVLEELNTEMFGFKKGRSRRFSWAKLRWKVSDQDECAVCLEELKGVENLVHLPCAHRFHEKCLVPWLVNNAHCPCCRMGIISSQ; this is encoded by the exons ATGGCTGGAATGCTTCCTGGAGTTGAATGTGCTCGAAGGAGACGGTTCCATCAGAGTGGTGCTTGCTCAGATTCACCTAGTACTGTGGCTGCACTTGGCGGGACAAGAAGGTCCTCATTCTGCTTGTACAGAAGCAATCATGAACCCCAGCATACCTCCACCTCTTCACAG aagagaaGTTTATTGAACCAAGTATACCGGGATGAGAATCTAGGAGAAGTAGCCAGAGAAGCAAAGGAAAGATTAGATGAAAGGTTGAGAACACAAAGAAAATCAAAAACCAAAAG CACACAGAGCTTAAGCTGTGTTGAGGGCAGATCTATAGTACTAGAGGAGTTGAATACAGAGATGTTTGGGTTCAAGAAGGGTAGGTCAAGAAGGTTCAGTTGGGCCAAGCTGAGGTGGAAGGTTTCAGACCAAGACGAGTGTGCTGTTTGCCTAGAAGAGTTGAAAGGCGTTGAGAACCTGGTGCACCTGCCTTGTGCTCATCGGTTTCATGAGAAATGTTTGGTGCCATGGCTAGTGAACAATGCTCATTGCCCTTGCTGCAGAATGGGGATAATCTCCTCTCAGTAA